A region of the Muricauda sp. MAR_2010_75 genome:
TGGCCCGCACAAAGGCAAAGTTGTAAATCTAGAAATGGCCGCTGAAAGTAAACCAAAGTTTGCGCCAGGCAACAACTTTTTGGATTGGTACGAGCGTTGGCTGGATGAAATTATTTCCGGAAAATTAATTAAAAGGTCGTCAAGTTGGTTTGGGTATTCCAAATAGGACAAAATCTTAGAGATCCTTCGGAATTTGCACAAACTTACGGGTATCTGCCTTGGTCAAAACCTTAAAATCCTCAGCCTTTTCCATGCGCCCAAAAGCTGCTAGGAATTCTTCGGGCAACCCAATCAATTTTCGTTCTTTTAAATCAATCCAAGCGCCCATCATTTGGCAACGGGCAAAATTTTTGCCTTTGCTATCATAAAAATCGTGCACAAATTCAAAGAACATCCCATCTTCGCTCATTCCCTTAAATCCCAAGGAAACCTTCACGGGCTTTCCAGCAAACACTTCCTTAAAATAATACATGTGTTCATAAAAAACTACAGGACCAATATTGTGTTCGGCCATACTCTTTTGGTTAAATCCCAATTGCCCCAAATATGCCATTCGGGTATGGCTCATAAAGTTGATATAGGCCGAGTTGGCCAAATGGCGATTGGCATCCAAATCGCTCCATCGAATCTCAAATTCCTTAAAAAACATAGTGGTTATTTGTTATGCATGCATAATAGATGGCAAAAATACCATAGTTTTATAAACTGATTCCAATGAAGTCCTATTATTAATTCTATTTTTAGACATAGTTTAACACAAAGTCCATGAACCAAAAAGCCGAATTCATCAAAGACCTATCATTACCCGTTATAGCCGCCCCCATGTTCCTCATATCCGGTCCAAAATTGGTGGTGGAATGTTGTAAAAATGGTATTGTTGGAACTTTTCCCGCCCTTAACCAACGTACCAGTGAGGGGTTTGAGGAATGGCTCATCCAAATAAAGACAGAACTACAGCAATTCGAGCGAGAAACCGGTAAAAAGGCCGCTCCTTTTGGGGTAAATCTAATTGTACACCCTACAAACCCAAGGCTGGAGGCCGATGTAAAGCTCTGTATAAAGCATAAGGTTCCCTTGGTGATCACTTCGCTTGGAGCGGTGAGCATGGTGGTGGATGCGATTCATAGGTATGGCGGGGTTGTTTTTCATGACATTATTAAAAAACGCCATGCGGAAAAAGCCGCTGAAGCAGGAGTGGATGGTTTAATTCTGGTTTCAGCTGGGGCAGGTGGCCATGCGGGAAACATCAATCCCATGAGTTTGGTGACCGAAGTGAAAAAGTTTTTCGACAAAACGATAATTCTTTCGGGATGCATCAGTAATGGAAGGGATATTGCATCGGCAATGCAAATGGGTGCGGATTTGGCCTATATGGGCACCCGTTTTATAAATACCGAAGAGAGCAAAGCCACGGACGAGTATCGAAAAATGATCATTGAGGCCGGTGCCAGCGATGTGGTCTACACCGCTGCTATTTCCGGAGTACATGCCAACTTTTTGGCTGCCAGCTTAAAGGCTGCCGGAATTTCAGAAGAGGATTTGAAAAAAGATCGGAAAATCGATTTTGGAAAGGAACTCGATACCGAAGCCAAGGCTTGGAAAACCATCTGGTCTGCAGGGCAAGGGGTGACCTCCATTGATAACGTACTGCCCGTTTCAAAATTGGTTGCTGAGCTTAAAACTGAATTCAAGACTGCCATTGAAGAGCAGTCCAAACTTTTGGAGACCTTCCCAAAGGATTGATCGCGGTAACTTTTCTTTTGTATTTTGTCAAGGTATAATCAACAAACACTGCCATGTACATCAAAAGAAATATCAGCTGGCACATTATTCTACGCTACGCCTGGAAAAATCTTATTTTTTTCGTGCTTTATGCCGGCATCATTTTTTATCTCTATGCTACTTTGGGTTGGACACATATCGATATTCCTTTCCAGCCCCTTTCGGTAATAGGTATTGCCGTGGCTTTCTATATTGGCTTCAAGAACAGTCAAAGCTATGACCGTTTTTGGGAAGGTCGAAAAATATGGGGCGGTATCGTCAATTACTCACGTACTTGGGCCAATAACGTGCTAAGTTTTGT
Encoded here:
- a CDS encoding nitronate monooxygenase family protein — translated: MNQKAEFIKDLSLPVIAAPMFLISGPKLVVECCKNGIVGTFPALNQRTSEGFEEWLIQIKTELQQFERETGKKAAPFGVNLIVHPTNPRLEADVKLCIKHKVPLVITSLGAVSMVVDAIHRYGGVVFHDIIKKRHAEKAAEAGVDGLILVSAGAGGHAGNINPMSLVTEVKKFFDKTIILSGCISNGRDIASAMQMGADLAYMGTRFINTEESKATDEYRKMIIEAGASDVVYTAAISGVHANFLAASLKAAGISEEDLKKDRKIDFGKELDTEAKAWKTIWSAGQGVTSIDNVLPVSKLVAELKTEFKTAIEEQSKLLETFPKD
- a CDS encoding thioesterase family protein, yielding MFFKEFEIRWSDLDANRHLANSAYINFMSHTRMAYLGQLGFNQKSMAEHNIGPVVFYEHMYYFKEVFAGKPVKVSLGFKGMSEDGMFFEFVHDFYDSKGKNFARCQMMGAWIDLKERKLIGLPEEFLAAFGRMEKAEDFKVLTKADTRKFVQIPKDL